A genomic region of Micromonospora sp. NBC_01796 contains the following coding sequences:
- a CDS encoding TetR/AcrR family transcriptional regulator, whose protein sequence is MATPRCGGTMGRLTRAEMQERNRAKVLTAARDEFVERGFRDAKIDNIAERAELTRGAVYSNFPGKRALYFAVLAADAERVSEPVYRSQGSTPRTALGEFARAWLTRLPLATDSSGAARLGTDLLPEILADERTRLPYTQLVHLDAILLGLALERLHRAGTPAPRRVRVAETTLTTLHGASQLAAAAPGFVEPFTVVSACEQFADLAPDDTWDAPHLTQVPPPRTVDEPWAPPVAVDALRDAPARLTGDGVVAVLGLHRISAIEEAVRAAPPDAEVTAVLVSGTPDELMALARLTVAEFRACLSQSFPSSSWPRLQVVHDQDGTLAAAAGVPAVSDATETAVAVHAGRIVARAEGWGACHAAASSRRR, encoded by the coding sequence ATGGCAACGCCGCGATGTGGGGGAACGATGGGCCGGCTCACCAGGGCGGAAATGCAGGAGCGCAACCGCGCGAAGGTGCTCACCGCCGCCCGGGACGAGTTCGTCGAGCGCGGCTTCCGGGACGCGAAGATCGACAACATCGCCGAGCGCGCCGAACTCACCCGGGGCGCGGTCTACTCCAACTTCCCCGGCAAGCGGGCGCTGTACTTCGCCGTCCTGGCCGCCGACGCCGAGCGGGTGTCGGAGCCGGTGTACCGGAGCCAGGGCAGCACACCGCGTACGGCACTGGGCGAGTTCGCCCGCGCCTGGCTCACCCGACTGCCGCTCGCCACCGACTCCTCCGGCGCCGCCCGACTCGGTACGGACCTGCTCCCCGAGATCCTCGCCGACGAACGGACCCGACTGCCGTACACGCAGTTGGTGCACCTCGACGCGATCCTGCTCGGGCTCGCCCTCGAACGGCTGCACCGCGCCGGCACACCTGCCCCCCGCCGGGTACGGGTGGCCGAGACCACGCTCACCACCCTGCACGGTGCGAGCCAGCTCGCCGCCGCCGCGCCCGGCTTCGTGGAGCCGTTCACCGTGGTCAGCGCCTGCGAGCAGTTCGCCGACCTCGCCCCGGACGACACCTGGGACGCCCCGCACCTGACCCAGGTACCGCCGCCCCGCACGGTCGACGAGCCGTGGGCCCCGCCCGTCGCGGTCGACGCCCTGCGCGACGCACCCGCGCGGTTGACCGGCGACGGGGTGGTGGCGGTCCTCGGCCTGCACCGGATCTCCGCCATCGAGGAGGCCGTACGCGCTGCACCGCCCGACGCCGAGGTCACGGCGGTCCTGGTCAGCGGCACCCCCGACGAGTTGATGGCACTGGCCCGACTGACGGTCGCCGAGTTCCGCGCCTGCCTGAGCCAGTCCTTCCCCTCGTCGAGCTGGCCACGGCTGCAGGTCGTACACGACCAGGACGGCACCCTCGCGGCAGCGGCCGGCGTACCCGCGGTCAGCGACGCCACCGAGACCGCCGTCGCCGTCCACGCCGGCCGGATCGTCGCCCGCGCGGAGGGCTGGGGCGCCTGCCACGCCGCCGCGTCGAGCCGCCGGCGGTAG
- a CDS encoding cytochrome P450 family protein gives MTRTGQEGPGVPEIDLTDAEVLHDPFAAYGEVRERSPLARIQAPGFGPVWALTRHEEARAMLADPRFELTADSYTRPDVPEHCLAYMRTMQEMDGPEHLRLRRLVSPAFTARRAAGFRPRIEPIVDRLLDNLAEHAARAGGRPVDLILHFARPLPMDVICELVGIPETERPQWREWGAAVATGWGQAFADAIPHIMAGAQAAVALRRAEPADDLISELVQVRDTDGDRLGETELVTLVWHLVLAGQTPTNLVANAVQTLLTHSEQLAVLRREPDLMPRAVEELTRWSGPQLITIPRYAREDVEIAGVLVGKGEPVTAVIAAANRDPRAFTDPETLDLGRPTEASAHLGYAHGPHFCLGAALARTQTEVALTRLLDRFPDLALADTPTGSGRLPDPGTWRLAALPVTL, from the coding sequence GTGACCCGTACCGGACAAGAGGGCCCCGGCGTACCGGAGATCGACCTGACCGACGCCGAGGTGTTGCACGACCCGTTCGCCGCGTACGGCGAAGTGCGCGAACGGTCACCGCTGGCGCGGATCCAGGCACCCGGATTCGGACCCGTCTGGGCGTTGACCCGGCACGAGGAGGCCAGGGCGATGCTCGCCGACCCGAGGTTCGAGCTGACCGCCGACAGTTACACCCGTCCCGACGTACCCGAGCACTGCCTGGCCTATATGCGGACCATGCAGGAGATGGACGGCCCGGAGCACCTGCGGCTGCGCCGGCTGGTGTCGCCCGCGTTCACCGCGCGGCGCGCGGCCGGGTTCCGGCCCCGGATCGAGCCGATCGTCGACCGGCTCCTCGACAACCTGGCCGAGCACGCGGCACGGGCCGGGGGCAGGCCGGTGGACCTGATCCTGCACTTCGCCCGGCCGCTGCCGATGGACGTCATCTGCGAACTGGTCGGCATCCCGGAGACCGAACGTCCACAGTGGCGGGAGTGGGGTGCCGCCGTCGCCACCGGCTGGGGGCAGGCGTTCGCCGACGCGATCCCGCACATCATGGCCGGTGCCCAAGCCGCGGTCGCGCTGCGCCGGGCCGAGCCCGCCGACGACCTGATCTCCGAACTCGTCCAGGTCCGGGACACCGACGGCGACCGGCTCGGCGAAACCGAACTCGTCACCCTGGTCTGGCACCTCGTCCTCGCCGGCCAGACCCCGACCAACCTCGTCGCCAACGCGGTGCAGACGCTGCTCACCCACTCCGAGCAACTCGCGGTGCTGCGCCGGGAACCCGATCTGATGCCGCGCGCGGTGGAGGAACTGACCCGCTGGTCCGGGCCGCAGTTGATAACCATTCCCCGGTACGCCCGCGAGGACGTCGAGATCGCCGGTGTGCTGGTCGGCAAGGGTGAACCGGTCACCGCCGTGATCGCCGCCGCCAACCGCGACCCGCGCGCCTTCACCGACCCGGAAACACTCGACCTCGGTCGTCCCACCGAGGCGTCGGCCCACCTCGGCTACGCCCACGGGCCGCACTTCTGTCTCGGGGCGGCGCTGGCCCGGACCCAGACCGAGGTCGCGCTCACCCGGCTGCTGGACCGCTTTCCGGACCTCGCGCTCGCCGACACACCTACCGGGTCCGGCCGGCTGCCCGATCCGGGCACCTGGCGCCTCGCGGCCCTGCCCGTGACCCTCTGA